The Caloenas nicobarica isolate bCalNic1 chromosome 15, bCalNic1.hap1, whole genome shotgun sequence genome includes a region encoding these proteins:
- the ADA gene encoding adenosine deaminase: MERGVRVFGDPKVELHLHLDGAIRPETILYFGRKRGVPLPGSTVDDLLKHVSYKTPLTLTKFLEKFNHYMPAIAGDREAVRRIAYELVETKAKEGVIYVEIRYSPHLLANCRVDPIPWGQTEGDLTPDEVVNLVNQGLQDGERDFRIKARSILCCMRHMPSWSPEVVELCKKYRNNSVVAIDLAGDENVKVENSSEHKKAYEEAERCGIHRTVHAGEAGPPAMIKEAVYLLKAERIGHGYHVLEDPELYKELLRAKMHFEVCPWSSYLTGACHPDFGKHPVTQFRKDRANYSINTDDPLIFNSNIDKDYSIVKDYMGFTEDDFKRVNINAAQSSFLPEKEKQELLNTLYAAYGMDPSAS; the protein is encoded by the exons ATGGAGCGGGGGGTGCGCGTCTTCGGGGACCCCAAG GTCGAACTTCATCTCCACCTGGACGGAGCCATTAGACCAGAAACCATCCTATACTTTGGCAG GAAAAGAGGGGTTCCGCTCCCCGGCAGCACTGTTGATGACCTCCTGAAGCATGTCAGCTACAAAACACCACTGACACTTACCAAATTTCTGGAGAAGTTTAATCACTACATGCCTGCCATTGC gggtGACCGCGAGGCGGTGAGGAGGATCGCATATGAGCTtgtggaaacaaaagcaaaagaaggcGTCATCTACGTGGAGATCCGGTACAGCCCTCACCTCCTGGCCAACTGCCGTGTGGATCCCATCCCCTGGGGCCAAACCGA GGGAGACCTCACTCCAGATGAAGTCGTTAACCTCGTAAATCAGGGACTACAGGATGGAGAAAGGGATTTCCGCATCAAAGCCAGGTCTATTCTATGCTGCATGCGCCATATGCCAA GCTGGTCTCCAGAGGTGGTGGAGCTCTGCAAGAAGTATCGAAACAACTCTGTGGTGGCCATTGACCTGGCTGGGGATGAGAATGTGAAGGTGGAGAATTCCTCCGAGCATAAGAAGGCTTACGAG GAAGCTGAAAGATGCGGGATTCATCGCACTGTCCATGCTGGGGAGGCTGGCCCGCCTGCCATGATCAAGGAG GCAGTTTATCTCCTGAAGGCTGAGCGCATTGGCCATGGATACCATGTCCTGGAGGACCCTGAGCTCTACAAGGAGCTGTTGAGAGCAAAGATGCATTTCGAG GTCTGCCCTTGGTCCAGTTATCTCACTGGAGCATGTCATCCAGACTTTGGGAAACACCCAGTAACACA ATTTAGGAAGGATCGAGCTAACTATTCCATAAACACGGATGACCCCCTCATCTTTAACTCCAATATCGACAAGGATTACAGCATAGTGAAGGACTACATGGGCTTCACTGAGGATGACTTCAAGAGAGTG aACATCAACGCAGCTCAGTCCAGCTTCTTAcctgagaaggaaaagcaggagctgctcaACACACTGTACGCAGCCTACGGGATGGACCCCAGCGCGTCGTGa
- the PKIG gene encoding cAMP-dependent protein kinase inhibitor gamma isoform X2: MEVESSTYTDFISSDRAGRRNAVYDIQQEATTISMRKLTGDIGNLSVEGPETQGDATSSENDPGASPNGQEDSPSP; encoded by the exons ATGGAGGTAGAGTCCAGCACCTACACTGACTTTATTTCCTCCGATCGAGCTGGCCGGAGGAATGCTGTCTACGACATCCAGCAAGAGGCAACCACCATCAGCATGCGCAAGCTGACCGGGGACATAGGTAACCTCTCCGTGGAAGGACCAG AAACCCAAGGAGATGCCACTTCTTCTGAGAACGACCCTGGAGCAAGTCCAAATGGGCAAGAAGACAGTCCCTCCCCGTGA
- the PKIG gene encoding cAMP-dependent protein kinase inhibitor gamma isoform X1: MEVESSTYTDFISSDRAGRRNAVYDIQQEATTISMRKLTGDIGNLSVEGPAETQGDATSSENDPGASPNGQEDSPSP, from the exons ATGGAGGTAGAGTCCAGCACCTACACTGACTTTATTTCCTCCGATCGAGCTGGCCGGAGGAATGCTGTCTACGACATCCAGCAAGAGGCAACCACCATCAGCATGCGCAAGCTGACCGGGGACATAGGTAACCTCTCCGTGGAAGGACCAG CAGAAACCCAAGGAGATGCCACTTCTTCTGAGAACGACCCTGGAGCAAGTCCAAATGGGCAAGAAGACAGTCCCTCCCCGTGA